In the Sedimentisphaera cyanobacteriorum genome, GCTGAAAGCTTATTCAGCCTGCACCTGCCTTATAGCTTTGAGATTTTATCTGCTTCCGAACTTCTTCCTGTATGCCAGAGGAGACATACCCATATGCTTCCGGAAGCTTCTGGCAATGTGTTTGTCGCTTGAATACCCCATAACTTCTGAGATCTCAGAAATTGAGAAGTTTGTTTCCAGCAGCATCTGCAATATTTGATTTATATGTGTTAGGTTGATTTCTTCAAGAATGGAACGGTTCAGGATTTTACGAAAGCGGTTTTCCAAAACTCTTCTTGAGATGCTGGTTGCTTCTGCCACATCATCAACCTGTATGAGTTTTCTGCTGTTGTTTCTGATGTAGTTTATAGCGCTTGCTACCTCAGAATCTTCTATCGCCAGAATGTTCGTTGATTGCCGCGTAACGATATGGGTTGGTTTTACGATAATCTCATCTTCGCATTCTGTTTTGTCAACCATCATCTTATCGAGCAGCTTGGCAGCCTCAAAGCCTGCACGTTCGGAGTTCAGAGCAATGCTGGAAAGAGGCGGGTCGGAGAGCTCGCATACATGCTCGTCGTTGTCGATCCCCAGCACAGCCACTTCTTCGGGCACATGGATATCGGCAAATTTGCCCGCTTCAATTACCTGCCTTGCACGGTCATCGTTACAGGCCAAAACAGCGATAGGTTTGGGCAGTGATTCGAGCCATTCGGCCATAATAGGCTGCTCTTTTTCCCAAGAAAGCCAAGAACCCCTCTTGGGCTGAGAGTATATGGTTATATTTGCAGAAGCCTTTTTTATCATTTTGGCAAAATATTCACCCCGCATAACAGACCACTCCGCTGAGTCGAATCCGCAGTAGGCGAAATTCTTGTATCCCCTCTCCAGCAAATGGTTTGCTGCCATCTGAGAGATTTTTTCCAGATCAGAGCTGATATGCGGGTAGCCGGCTATTTTAATCCCTCGGGTAATCACGGGAATGCCCAGCTTCATAATCAGCTGTTTGTTTTTGGGCGTGGGGTTGTGGGCGATAATCCCGTTGGCTTTCCAGTCTTTGAGTTTGGGGATTATCTTCAGCCTGCGCTGAATATCCGGTTCGCTGTAAAATGCCCAGCGGGTTCGGCTCTGAAAACGGGCATATTTGGAGATTCCCCTTGCCAGCTCTCTGTCCAGGGCTCGAGCCATTTCTAAAAGCAGAATTACATAATTAACATTCGGCATAAAATTGAAAGTGAACAAATATCAAAAACTGTTTATAAAGCCTGATTTTTTATTATATTAAAAAATTTATACGAGTAAAATTTTTGGCAGAAAAATGCTGAATCTGTTTGCTGATTTCTGCTTATCCTGTTATCCTGTTTTCCGCTTCATTAAGAATAGGGAATATTATCTGCAAGATTATTTTTGCAGCAGCCGGCTCTTGACTGCTGGGAGAATTCCGATAATCCGGCCTGCGCCTTTTTTTAAGATTCACCTGCTTTTCAATTTCAAATACCCAATGCCGGCGAATTTTTGGGGAAATTATTCTCAATTTCTTACATACCTTAATGTAAGGGATTATTTTCCCTGCTTTAATCCTGTAAGCTGAAGATTAAATTATTCAAAAATGTGAGGCGACTTATGCAAAGAAGAAATTTCCTTAAAACAGCCGCAGTGATGGCGGGCGCAGCTGCATTTCCTGATTTCCTGCAAGCAGCAGAGAAGAATAATAAAAACGTTCTTATTATCGTATGCGATGATCTGGGCGCTCATGATCTGGGGTGTTATGGGAACACCCTCCACGAAACGCCCAACCTCGACAGGCTCGCAAGGCAGGGGATGCGTTTTACTCAGGGCTATGCCTCCTGCGCTGTATGCTCGCCCACAAGAGCGAGCCTTCAGACAGGCAAATACCCCGCCCGCCTCGGTATAACAGACTGGATACCGGGCGTGCCGATAAATAAGATCAAAAACAGATTTGACCCGGAAATGGAAATAATCCGAACTGAAAAGCAGCTTGAGCTTGAAGAGGTTACTATCGCAGACTACTTCAAGGCAAAAGGGTACTCAACTGCATTTCTGGGCAAGTGGCATCTGGGCGAAACGGAAAAGTATTACCCCAAAAATCAGGGCTACGATACCAACTTCGCCGGCACCCGCAAAGGCGCACCCTACGCCCCGAACCACTACTACGCACCGTACAACAACCCGAAGATCAAGCCGGAGGGCGAGAAGGGCGAATACCTCACCGACCGCATTGGCGATGAATCCGCAAAGAGGCTCGCTGAGCTTTGCGAGGGTGAAAAGCCGTTTTATATGCTCACCTGCTTCTACACCGTACATACGCCTATAAAGCCCCGCAAGGATCTTGAAGAGTATTACAGGAAAAAGCTTGAAGCCCGGCCAAACAAGATTTGGGACAACCCATCCTACGCTGCAATGGTGCACTGCATGGACGTTAACTGCGGAAAAATCCTCGATGTTCTCAAGGATAAGGGGCTCGAGGATGATACCATAGTTATATTCACCTCCGACAACGGCGGACTCACCGCCCATAAAAAAGGCCCAACCAGCAACTACCCTCTTCGATCGGGCAAAGGCTTCTACTACGAAGGCGGAATCAGAGAGCCTTATCTTTTCCGGGTCCCGGGGGTAACCAGGCCCGGGTCTGAGTGCGGCTATCCAATAATTACGAACGACATATTCCCTACGGTTATCGAGGCCACGGGCGGCCAGCTCCTCCCGCAGCTCCATAAAGACGGCCTGAGCCTTATGCCTCTTCTCTCAGGAAAGAAAGACAGGCTTGCAAGGGAAGACCTTTTCTGGCATTTCCCGCATTACCACGGCGAAGGCGAGAGGCCGTGCAGCACTGTCCGCAGCGGGGACTACAAGCTTATCAGGCATTATGAAGGCCCAACCCTCGAGCTTTACAATCTCAGAGAAGATATCAGCGAGAAAAACGACCTCTCAGAGAAAATGCCCGAGAAGGTAAAGCAGCTCGAGCAAAAACTGGACAATTGGCTCGAAAAGATGAACGCAAAGATCCCCGAGAAAATATAATCGGTGCAGCAGGCAGTTCGCGGCGGGCGGAAAGTGATTAGAAAAAATGTATATTTAATACAATACCCGCTGGCGTTCTGTCCAAGCTTACAAAGCTTGTAAAATAATTAAGCGAATGTTAGGTGATGGCAAAAAAAACGGAGAGGGCGGGATTCGAACCCGCGGTACGGGGGATACCCCGTACGACGGTTTAGCAAACCGCTACCTTCAGCCACTCGGTCACCTCTCCGTATAGAGATTTGCAGCCTGTAAAAGACGGCGAGAGGAAAAATATACAAATTTAATTGCTGTATGCAAGATAATTCGCTTGAAATTTACTAAGATTTTTGTAAATTACTTCATTCCCCGCAAATCGGGCATAAAATAGTGCGTCAGTAGCTCAATTGGATAGAGCGTTGGTCTACGGAACCAAAGGTTGAGGGTTCGAATCCTTCCTGACGTATTTTGTTTTTATCACCTCTCAGCCCCTTGAAATTGCCGTTTTGAGACCTCTCAGGGGCGTTTTCGCTGCTTCCAGCATTCCCTGAATATTTGCTTCCATCGTTCGCTTGAGTTCGCTTAAAACCGCCTTTGGGTGCACAATCTGCGTGGATTTTTGCTGGGGTAGAAAATTCGCTGTTTCCTCCCGTTCCGGTTGCTTGCAAATCGGCCTGCTGCTCTTTGATTTCGGGCAGATTTTTTATGCGGCATAAAAATTCCCATCTGCCGGCTATATGTACCTTAATTGATTTTAAATCGATTCTGCCTTATCGCAATAAGGTGTTTTTTATTCGC is a window encoding:
- a CDS encoding sulfatase; this encodes MQRRNFLKTAAVMAGAAAFPDFLQAAEKNNKNVLIIVCDDLGAHDLGCYGNTLHETPNLDRLARQGMRFTQGYASCAVCSPTRASLQTGKYPARLGITDWIPGVPINKIKNRFDPEMEIIRTEKQLELEEVTIADYFKAKGYSTAFLGKWHLGETEKYYPKNQGYDTNFAGTRKGAPYAPNHYYAPYNNPKIKPEGEKGEYLTDRIGDESAKRLAELCEGEKPFYMLTCFYTVHTPIKPRKDLEEYYRKKLEARPNKIWDNPSYAAMVHCMDVNCGKILDVLKDKGLEDDTIVIFTSDNGGLTAHKKGPTSNYPLRSGKGFYYEGGIREPYLFRVPGVTRPGSECGYPIITNDIFPTVIEATGGQLLPQLHKDGLSLMPLLSGKKDRLAREDLFWHFPHYHGEGERPCSTVRSGDYKLIRHYEGPTLELYNLREDISEKNDLSEKMPEKVKQLEQKLDNWLEKMNAKIPEKI
- a CDS encoding XylR family transcriptional regulator; the encoded protein is MPNVNYVILLLEMARALDRELARGISKYARFQSRTRWAFYSEPDIQRRLKIIPKLKDWKANGIIAHNPTPKNKQLIMKLGIPVITRGIKIAGYPHISSDLEKISQMAANHLLERGYKNFAYCGFDSAEWSVMRGEYFAKMIKKASANITIYSQPKRGSWLSWEKEQPIMAEWLESLPKPIAVLACNDDRARQVIEAGKFADIHVPEEVAVLGIDNDEHVCELSDPPLSSIALNSERAGFEAAKLLDKMMVDKTECEDEIIVKPTHIVTRQSTNILAIEDSEVASAINYIRNNSRKLIQVDDVAEATSISRRVLENRFRKILNRSILEEINLTHINQILQMLLETNFSISEISEVMGYSSDKHIARSFRKHMGMSPLAYRKKFGSR